One window of Candidatus Nitrospira kreftii genomic DNA carries:
- a CDS encoding transposase, whose amino-acid sequence MQDTALYQYLLGLQSPWTVSRVNLDIHRHSVDVWAEHAEDATWMCPHCAKPLPLYDHAEERTWRHLDSCQFQTYLHARIPRVACGEHGVVQVLVPWAEPRSRFTRLFERLAIGVLRQCDVSGATRILRISWDEAWGLMERAVTRGRQRKAHPVVRRIGVDEKAAAKGHHYLTLVCDLDEGTVEHIAEDRKQESLDSYYAGLTPEQLDGIEAIAMDMWEPYIQATRAQVPDADDKIVFDRFHVMGHISKAVDTVRKQEHRDLMASGDETLKGSKYLWLYSRENVPERWRDEFAALRRQELKVGRAWAIKEALRCLWHYVYPASGWKFWKRWYVWATHSRLEPMRKAAETIRRHIENILTYYHHPVTNAMSEGLNSQIQKIKSMAHGFRNIEYFKTAIYFHCGGLDLYPC is encoded by the coding sequence ATGCAAGACACCGCACTCTATCAGTACCTACTCGGTTTGCAGTCGCCATGGACTGTGAGCCGCGTGAACCTGGACATCCATAGGCACAGCGTGGATGTGTGGGCCGAGCATGCGGAGGACGCGACGTGGATGTGCCCGCACTGTGCGAAGCCACTGCCGCTCTATGACCACGCCGAGGAGCGGACCTGGCGGCATCTGGACAGTTGTCAGTTCCAGACATACCTGCATGCGAGAATTCCCCGGGTGGCTTGCGGCGAGCATGGCGTGGTCCAGGTCCTGGTGCCATGGGCAGAGCCGCGGTCGCGGTTCACGCGACTGTTCGAGCGCCTGGCCATCGGCGTGCTGCGTCAATGCGACGTAAGCGGTGCGACGCGGATCTTGCGGATCAGCTGGGATGAAGCGTGGGGGCTGATGGAGCGAGCGGTCACGCGGGGCCGGCAGCGCAAAGCGCACCCGGTCGTGCGGCGGATCGGTGTCGATGAGAAGGCGGCGGCCAAGGGCCATCACTATCTCACGCTGGTCTGCGACTTGGACGAGGGCACGGTGGAGCATATCGCCGAAGACCGGAAGCAGGAGAGTCTCGACAGCTACTATGCAGGGCTGACGCCGGAGCAACTCGACGGCATCGAAGCGATAGCCATGGACATGTGGGAGCCGTACATCCAGGCCACGCGGGCGCAGGTGCCCGATGCGGACGACAAGATCGTCTTCGACCGCTTCCACGTCATGGGCCATATCAGCAAGGCGGTGGACACGGTCCGCAAACAGGAACACCGAGACCTGATGGCGTCAGGCGACGAGACACTCAAGGGCAGTAAGTACTTGTGGCTCTACAGCCGGGAGAACGTGCCGGAGCGGTGGCGAGATGAGTTTGCCGCACTGAGGCGGCAGGAACTCAAGGTTGGGCGGGCCTGGGCCATCAAAGAGGCGCTGCGTTGTCTCTGGCACTACGTCTATCCCGCGTCAGGCTGGAAGTTCTGGAAGCGGTGGTACGTCTGGGCGACACACAGCCGGCTGGAACCGATGCGCAAGGCGGCAGAGACGATCCGCCGGCATATCGAGAACATCCTGACCTACTACCACCATCCGGTCACCAACGCGATGAGCGAGGGGCTCAACAGCCAGATTCAGAAGATCAAGAGTATGGCCCACGGTTTCCGCAACATCGAATACTTCAAGACGGCCATCTACTTCCACTGCGGAGGGCTCGATCTGTACCCATGCTGA